One Tachysurus vachellii isolate PV-2020 chromosome 18, HZAU_Pvac_v1, whole genome shotgun sequence DNA segment encodes these proteins:
- the LOC132861248 gene encoding alpha-2,8-sialyltransferase 8F-like isoform X3 has protein sequence MKTFTTRLLSIFFFVFISMLIWHKFVLNDVPFRPIPDVKQNPARINDAAVSNPDKVKQNPAKSNDPDKVKQNPATSKEIATIEKLISKYTYKWTKQEENFKSFRSLLSSSCNAISNAVVTQENSPLGSNISFDADKKIMKVNPDLYRVFPKESPFKKAPWDSCAVVGNGGILAKSSCGTQIDSSSYVIRCNLPPLSNGHEKDTGNKTSLVTANPSIFMQRYQSLSERRRPFVEDMKLYGDALVFVPAFSFRQSTAVSLRAVYSLEEINISALQTIFFNPIYLKTLKGFWHKHGIREARLSTGIMMVSLALELCNQVHLYGFWPFGIHPYTHQQLSNHYYDDKPANKKMHSMLAELEALIGLHNQGVVRLHLGECTNKTAQYGQRFVDN, from the exons ATGAAGACTTTTACCACAAGGCTGTTGTCTATCTTCTTTTTCGTCTTCATCAGCATGCTGATTTGGCACAAGTTTGTTCTGAa TGATGTGCCTTTCAGACCTATACCTGATGTTAAACAAAATCCTGCACGAATAAA tgatgcagctgtcAGCAATCCAGACAAAGTTAAACAAAATCCTGCAAAGAGCAA TGATCCAGACAAAGTTAAACAAAATCCTGCAACGAGCAA GGAAATTGCCACTATTGAAAAACTAATATCAAAATACACTTACAAATGGACAAAGCAGGAGGAGAACTTTAAATCCTTcag gtcattGCTCAGCAGCAGTTGTAATGCCATTTCCAATGCAGTGGTTACCCAGGAAAACTCACCATTGGGGTCAAATATTAGTTTTGATGCAGATAAAAAGATAATGAAGGTGAACCCAGATCTGTACAGAGTATTTCCCAAG GAAAGCCCCTTCAAAAAAGCACCATGGGATTCGTGTGCTGTTGTAGGTAACGGAGGAATTTTAGCCAAAAGCAGCTGTGGAACACAAATCGACTCTTCCTCATATGTCATCAG GTGTAATCTTCCTCCACTGAGCAATGGACATGAGAAAGAtacaggaaacaaaacaagCCTTGTTACAGCCAACCCCAGCATCTTTATGCAAAG GTACCAATCGCTAAGTGAGCGCAGGCGGCCATTCGTGGAAGATATGAAGCTGTATGGGGACGCTCTAGTTTTTGTGCCTGCCTTCTCATTTCGGCAGAGCACGGCTGTGTCCCTGCGTGCCGTTTATTCGCTGGAGGAAATCAACATCAGTGCCTTACAAACTATATTCTTTAATCCGATTTACCTGAAAACTCTCAAAGGGTTTTGGCACAAGCATGGAATTCGGGAAGCCCGCCTCAGCACCGGGATCATGATGGTCAGCTTGGCACTGGAGCTCTGCAACCAGGTCCATCTCTACGGCTTCTGGCCATTTGGAATACATCCGTACACCCACCAACAGCTCAGCAACCACTACTATGATGATAAACCAGCAAATAAGAAAATGCATTCGATGTTAGCGGAGTTGGAAGCCTTAATAGGGCTCCATAACCAAGGCGTGGTCCGTCTGCACCTAGGGGAGTGCACAAATAAAACTGCACAATATGggcaaaggtttgtggacaattaa
- the LOC132861248 gene encoding alpha-2,8-sialyltransferase 8F-like isoform X4, translated as MKTFTTRLLSIFFFVFISMLIWHKFVLNDAAVSNPDKVKQNPAKSNDPDKVKQNPATSKEIATIEKLISKYTYKWTKQEENFKSFRSLLSSSCNAISNAVVTQENSPLGSNISFDADKKIMKVNPDLYRVFPKESPFKKAPWDSCAVVGNGGILAKSSCGTQIDSSSYVIRCNLPPLSNGHEKDTGNKTSLVTANPSIFMQRYQSLSERRRPFVEDMKLYGDALVFVPAFSFRQSTAVSLRAVYSLEEINISALQTIFFNPIYLKTLKGFWHKHGIREARLSTGIMMVSLALELCNQVHLYGFWPFGIHPYTHQQLSNHYYDDKPANKKMHSMLAELEALIGLHNQGVVRLHLGECTNKTAQYGQRFVDN; from the exons ATGAAGACTTTTACCACAAGGCTGTTGTCTATCTTCTTTTTCGTCTTCATCAGCATGCTGATTTGGCACAAGTTTGTTCTGAa tgatgcagctgtcAGCAATCCAGACAAAGTTAAACAAAATCCTGCAAAGAGCAA TGATCCAGACAAAGTTAAACAAAATCCTGCAACGAGCAA GGAAATTGCCACTATTGAAAAACTAATATCAAAATACACTTACAAATGGACAAAGCAGGAGGAGAACTTTAAATCCTTcag gtcattGCTCAGCAGCAGTTGTAATGCCATTTCCAATGCAGTGGTTACCCAGGAAAACTCACCATTGGGGTCAAATATTAGTTTTGATGCAGATAAAAAGATAATGAAGGTGAACCCAGATCTGTACAGAGTATTTCCCAAG GAAAGCCCCTTCAAAAAAGCACCATGGGATTCGTGTGCTGTTGTAGGTAACGGAGGAATTTTAGCCAAAAGCAGCTGTGGAACACAAATCGACTCTTCCTCATATGTCATCAG GTGTAATCTTCCTCCACTGAGCAATGGACATGAGAAAGAtacaggaaacaaaacaagCCTTGTTACAGCCAACCCCAGCATCTTTATGCAAAG GTACCAATCGCTAAGTGAGCGCAGGCGGCCATTCGTGGAAGATATGAAGCTGTATGGGGACGCTCTAGTTTTTGTGCCTGCCTTCTCATTTCGGCAGAGCACGGCTGTGTCCCTGCGTGCCGTTTATTCGCTGGAGGAAATCAACATCAGTGCCTTACAAACTATATTCTTTAATCCGATTTACCTGAAAACTCTCAAAGGGTTTTGGCACAAGCATGGAATTCGGGAAGCCCGCCTCAGCACCGGGATCATGATGGTCAGCTTGGCACTGGAGCTCTGCAACCAGGTCCATCTCTACGGCTTCTGGCCATTTGGAATACATCCGTACACCCACCAACAGCTCAGCAACCACTACTATGATGATAAACCAGCAAATAAGAAAATGCATTCGATGTTAGCGGAGTTGGAAGCCTTAATAGGGCTCCATAACCAAGGCGTGGTCCGTCTGCACCTAGGGGAGTGCACAAATAAAACTGCACAATATGggcaaaggtttgtggacaattaa
- the LOC132861248 gene encoding alpha-2,8-sialyltransferase 8F-like isoform X1 produces the protein MKTFTTRLLSIFFFVFISMLIWHKFVLNDVPFRPIPDVKQNPARINDTAGSNLHNVTQKNMVHRNISRVTITQEATLKPSKSDAAVSNPDKVKQNPAKSNDPDKVKQNPATSKEIATIEKLISKYTYKWTKQEENFKSFRSLLSSSCNAISNAVVTQENSPLGSNISFDADKKIMKVNPDLYRVFPKESPFKKAPWDSCAVVGNGGILAKSSCGTQIDSSSYVIRCNLPPLSNGHEKDTGNKTSLVTANPSIFMQRYQSLSERRRPFVEDMKLYGDALVFVPAFSFRQSTAVSLRAVYSLEEINISALQTIFFNPIYLKTLKGFWHKHGIREARLSTGIMMVSLALELCNQVHLYGFWPFGIHPYTHQQLSNHYYDDKPANKKMHSMLAELEALIGLHNQGVVRLHLGECTNKTAQYGQRFVDN, from the exons ATGAAGACTTTTACCACAAGGCTGTTGTCTATCTTCTTTTTCGTCTTCATCAGCATGCTGATTTGGCACAAGTTTGTTCTGAa TGATGTGCCTTTCAGACCTATACCTGATGTTAAACAAAATCCTGCACGAATAAA TGATACAGCTGGCAGCAAtctacacaatgttacacaaaaGAACATGGTTCACAGAAACATTTCACGAGTTACTATTACACAAGAAGCTACACTAAAGCCTTCAAAAAG tgatgcagctgtcAGCAATCCAGACAAAGTTAAACAAAATCCTGCAAAGAGCAA TGATCCAGACAAAGTTAAACAAAATCCTGCAACGAGCAA GGAAATTGCCACTATTGAAAAACTAATATCAAAATACACTTACAAATGGACAAAGCAGGAGGAGAACTTTAAATCCTTcag gtcattGCTCAGCAGCAGTTGTAATGCCATTTCCAATGCAGTGGTTACCCAGGAAAACTCACCATTGGGGTCAAATATTAGTTTTGATGCAGATAAAAAGATAATGAAGGTGAACCCAGATCTGTACAGAGTATTTCCCAAG GAAAGCCCCTTCAAAAAAGCACCATGGGATTCGTGTGCTGTTGTAGGTAACGGAGGAATTTTAGCCAAAAGCAGCTGTGGAACACAAATCGACTCTTCCTCATATGTCATCAG GTGTAATCTTCCTCCACTGAGCAATGGACATGAGAAAGAtacaggaaacaaaacaagCCTTGTTACAGCCAACCCCAGCATCTTTATGCAAAG GTACCAATCGCTAAGTGAGCGCAGGCGGCCATTCGTGGAAGATATGAAGCTGTATGGGGACGCTCTAGTTTTTGTGCCTGCCTTCTCATTTCGGCAGAGCACGGCTGTGTCCCTGCGTGCCGTTTATTCGCTGGAGGAAATCAACATCAGTGCCTTACAAACTATATTCTTTAATCCGATTTACCTGAAAACTCTCAAAGGGTTTTGGCACAAGCATGGAATTCGGGAAGCCCGCCTCAGCACCGGGATCATGATGGTCAGCTTGGCACTGGAGCTCTGCAACCAGGTCCATCTCTACGGCTTCTGGCCATTTGGAATACATCCGTACACCCACCAACAGCTCAGCAACCACTACTATGATGATAAACCAGCAAATAAGAAAATGCATTCGATGTTAGCGGAGTTGGAAGCCTTAATAGGGCTCCATAACCAAGGCGTGGTCCGTCTGCACCTAGGGGAGTGCACAAATAAAACTGCACAATATGggcaaaggtttgtggacaattaa
- the LOC132861248 gene encoding alpha-2,8-sialyltransferase 8F-like isoform X2 — MKTFTTRLLSIFFFVFISMLIWHKFVLNDTAGSNLHNVTQKNMVHRNISRVTITQEATLKPSKSDAAVSNPDKVKQNPAKSNDPDKVKQNPATSKEIATIEKLISKYTYKWTKQEENFKSFRSLLSSSCNAISNAVVTQENSPLGSNISFDADKKIMKVNPDLYRVFPKESPFKKAPWDSCAVVGNGGILAKSSCGTQIDSSSYVIRCNLPPLSNGHEKDTGNKTSLVTANPSIFMQRYQSLSERRRPFVEDMKLYGDALVFVPAFSFRQSTAVSLRAVYSLEEINISALQTIFFNPIYLKTLKGFWHKHGIREARLSTGIMMVSLALELCNQVHLYGFWPFGIHPYTHQQLSNHYYDDKPANKKMHSMLAELEALIGLHNQGVVRLHLGECTNKTAQYGQRFVDN, encoded by the exons ATGAAGACTTTTACCACAAGGCTGTTGTCTATCTTCTTTTTCGTCTTCATCAGCATGCTGATTTGGCACAAGTTTGTTCTGAa TGATACAGCTGGCAGCAAtctacacaatgttacacaaaaGAACATGGTTCACAGAAACATTTCACGAGTTACTATTACACAAGAAGCTACACTAAAGCCTTCAAAAAG tgatgcagctgtcAGCAATCCAGACAAAGTTAAACAAAATCCTGCAAAGAGCAA TGATCCAGACAAAGTTAAACAAAATCCTGCAACGAGCAA GGAAATTGCCACTATTGAAAAACTAATATCAAAATACACTTACAAATGGACAAAGCAGGAGGAGAACTTTAAATCCTTcag gtcattGCTCAGCAGCAGTTGTAATGCCATTTCCAATGCAGTGGTTACCCAGGAAAACTCACCATTGGGGTCAAATATTAGTTTTGATGCAGATAAAAAGATAATGAAGGTGAACCCAGATCTGTACAGAGTATTTCCCAAG GAAAGCCCCTTCAAAAAAGCACCATGGGATTCGTGTGCTGTTGTAGGTAACGGAGGAATTTTAGCCAAAAGCAGCTGTGGAACACAAATCGACTCTTCCTCATATGTCATCAG GTGTAATCTTCCTCCACTGAGCAATGGACATGAGAAAGAtacaggaaacaaaacaagCCTTGTTACAGCCAACCCCAGCATCTTTATGCAAAG GTACCAATCGCTAAGTGAGCGCAGGCGGCCATTCGTGGAAGATATGAAGCTGTATGGGGACGCTCTAGTTTTTGTGCCTGCCTTCTCATTTCGGCAGAGCACGGCTGTGTCCCTGCGTGCCGTTTATTCGCTGGAGGAAATCAACATCAGTGCCTTACAAACTATATTCTTTAATCCGATTTACCTGAAAACTCTCAAAGGGTTTTGGCACAAGCATGGAATTCGGGAAGCCCGCCTCAGCACCGGGATCATGATGGTCAGCTTGGCACTGGAGCTCTGCAACCAGGTCCATCTCTACGGCTTCTGGCCATTTGGAATACATCCGTACACCCACCAACAGCTCAGCAACCACTACTATGATGATAAACCAGCAAATAAGAAAATGCATTCGATGTTAGCGGAGTTGGAAGCCTTAATAGGGCTCCATAACCAAGGCGTGGTCCGTCTGCACCTAGGGGAGTGCACAAATAAAACTGCACAATATGggcaaaggtttgtggacaattaa